Proteins found in one Maridesulfovibrio sp. genomic segment:
- a CDS encoding NADH-quinone oxidoreductase subunit A, with the protein MVFSWLQFAIFMFLIGGLLFAGGPLILSALVAPRAKGGDMGMAFECGMRPHGRAWNQFGISYYVYALLFLAFDVDVLYLFPVSVWYPQTEGMFYFVEVAGFLSVLAIAIIYFWKKGVFTWPRKIS; encoded by the coding sequence ATGGTTTTCAGTTGGCTTCAGTTTGCCATCTTTATGTTTTTGATAGGGGGACTTCTCTTTGCGGGAGGGCCTCTTATTTTGTCCGCCCTCGTTGCTCCACGTGCCAAAGGCGGGGATATGGGCATGGCTTTTGAGTGCGGTATGAGGCCCCACGGCAGGGCATGGAATCAGTTCGGCATCAGCTATTATGTTTATGCCTTGTTGTTTCTAGCCTTTGACGTAGACGTCCTCTATCTTTTCCCGGTTTCCGTCTGGTATCCACAAACCGAAGGTATGTTTTACTTTGTTGAGGTTGCCGGATTCCTGTCTGTACTCGCTATCGCAATTATTTATTTCTGGAAAAAAGGAGTTTTCACATGGCCGAGAAAGATCTCCTGA
- a CDS encoding iron-sulfur cluster biosynthesis family protein gives MLKITEKAKEVLDQHFEGKEKETVRIYLASACSGTRLALGIDSAKDGDETINLEGYDFVVDKELLEQAKPMVIDLTPMGIEISSSLVLEEAQGSCGSCCGGCG, from the coding sequence ATGCTTAAGATCACAGAAAAAGCAAAAGAAGTTCTTGATCAGCACTTTGAAGGAAAAGAAAAAGAAACTGTTCGCATATACCTAGCTTCCGCATGCAGCGGAACCCGCCTGGCGCTCGGAATTGATTCCGCAAAAGACGGTGACGAAACAATTAACCTCGAAGGTTATGACTTTGTCGTAGACAAAGAACTTTTGGAACAGGCAAAACCCATGGTTATCGACCTGACTCCCATGGGAATCGAGATTTCCTCTTCCCTCGTACTGGAAGAAGCCCAGGGAAGCTGCGGCAGCTGCTGCGGCGGTTGCGGCTGA
- a CDS encoding cupin domain-containing protein, whose product MTPVEFSALATNGTIKTINETINCADLAWNPHAAFEGVYLKHLVTGDKTDGQISCHIVRVDPGCTLETHVHENQWEMHEVIEGSGDATLSESSTPYHPGKSAIIPKGEKHSVKAGDDGLIMLAKFFPALI is encoded by the coding sequence ATGACACCTGTTGAATTTTCCGCACTTGCAACTAACGGCACAATTAAAACCATCAACGAAACCATTAATTGTGCAGACCTTGCGTGGAACCCTCACGCAGCCTTTGAGGGAGTCTACCTGAAACACCTTGTTACCGGCGATAAAACAGACGGGCAAATCAGTTGCCATATTGTCCGTGTTGATCCCGGTTGCACCCTTGAAACGCACGTTCATGAAAATCAGTGGGAAATGCATGAAGTTATCGAGGGTTCAGGCGATGCCACATTGAGCGAGAGCAGCACCCCCTACCATCCCGGCAAATCGGCCATAATCCCCAAAGGTGAGAAGCATAGCGTAAAGGCCGGAGATGACGGATTGATAATGCTTGCCAAGTTTTTTCCGGCTTTGATATAA
- the nuoH gene encoding NADH-quinone oxidoreductase subunit NuoH — MSQIPVELVKLLIALVAIAAFVGLNGLVLVYLERKVAGFVQRRPGPYEVGPQGLLQPLADAVKLIGKQLFTPKGADKLLFWMAPVLSFLPVLLLFMPIPFGPVATGMEMDLGLLLILAFAGLNVLALCLAGWGSNNKWGILGAARAVAQSVAYEIPLLLSVLTIAFMTGTLNLSTIVEGQGGWPWQWNAFIQPLAFIIYFISALGETNRAPFDLPEAESELTAGFHTEYSGMGFGLFFLAEYANMIVVCSVAAALFLGGWHGPFFDGAWWFLAKVYTLLLVMIWLRWTYPRVRFDQLLNINWKWLMPLALINLFITAFVMKI; from the coding sequence ATGTCTCAAATTCCTGTAGAACTCGTTAAATTGCTCATCGCTCTGGTGGCAATTGCCGCCTTTGTGGGCTTGAACGGGCTGGTGCTGGTCTATCTTGAACGTAAAGTTGCAGGATTCGTACAGCGCAGACCCGGTCCTTACGAAGTGGGTCCGCAGGGGCTGCTGCAGCCGCTGGCCGACGCCGTTAAATTAATAGGTAAACAGCTTTTCACCCCCAAGGGTGCGGATAAGCTTCTTTTCTGGATGGCTCCGGTGCTTTCTTTCCTGCCGGTGCTTCTGCTTTTTATGCCGATCCCGTTCGGTCCGGTTGCAACCGGTATGGAAATGGATCTCGGTCTGTTGCTGATACTGGCATTCGCGGGCCTGAATGTTCTCGCCCTTTGTCTGGCGGGGTGGGGGTCTAACAACAAATGGGGGATTCTCGGCGCGGCAAGGGCTGTGGCACAGTCTGTTGCATATGAAATCCCGCTGTTGCTCTCGGTGTTGACCATCGCTTTTATGACCGGAACCTTGAACCTTAGCACTATTGTTGAGGGGCAGGGTGGATGGCCGTGGCAATGGAATGCATTTATACAGCCGCTGGCCTTTATCATTTATTTCATAAGTGCTCTGGGTGAGACCAACCGCGCTCCCTTTGACCTTCCTGAAGCGGAAAGTGAATTGACCGCCGGTTTTCATACTGAATATTCAGGTATGGGATTTGGGCTTTTCTTCCTTGCTGAATACGCCAACATGATCGTTGTCTGTTCTGTTGCCGCGGCCCTTTTTCTGGGTGGCTGGCATGGACCTTTTTTTGACGGCGCCTGGTGGTTCCTTGCCAAGGTTTACACCCTGCTGTTGGTTATGATCTGGCTGCGCTGGACTTATCCCCGTGTGCGGTTCGACCAGCTTCTGAATATCAATTGGAAATGGCTCATGCCCTTGGCTCTGATAAATTTATTTATAACCGCTTTTGTGATGAAGATTTAG
- a CDS encoding diguanylate cyclase domain-containing protein gives MEDGLKILLVDDNAVNLTLLKKLLKEEGAELYSALNGEEAVELCQKNDFALILLDVQMPGMDGYETARIIKGIVACRLTPIIFLTAIYKEPAYARLGYQAGAVDFLTQPIDPSTLRAKVGIFLELKRQKDRLEREIEQRIKTERALRTAEEKYRNIFERAVEGIFRSTFDGDFEAVNPALARILGYDSTEEAVEKLHTSTLYKDPDERRAFLKKLMKEKSLTDYELRFKRKDGSIIWISESCRLFEEGGEFYIEGVVEDITKRKLCELELQKKATLDALTGIPNRYLFFDRLAKSISNAGRYREKLALLFIDLNDFKQVNDLYGHHIGDMLLGKVASRFKSRLRSSDTFARLGGDEFCVLLERPSDKENIAHVAEEFINCLDKPFRFDDICCSVGASIGISLYPENGCCAEELVKKADSAMYLVKEKPDKKYCFYSGEA, from the coding sequence ATGGAAGATGGTCTGAAAATATTGTTGGTAGATGACAATGCCGTTAATCTTACCCTCCTGAAAAAACTGTTGAAAGAGGAAGGAGCAGAACTGTACTCTGCCCTGAATGGGGAAGAGGCGGTAGAGCTTTGTCAGAAAAATGATTTCGCTCTTATCTTGCTTGATGTCCAGATGCCGGGAATGGATGGCTATGAAACTGCCCGCATCATAAAGGGAATAGTCGCATGCCGGCTGACTCCGATTATCTTTTTGACCGCGATCTATAAAGAACCTGCTTATGCCCGCCTGGGATATCAGGCCGGAGCTGTTGATTTTCTGACCCAACCTATTGATCCGTCTACGTTACGGGCTAAGGTTGGGATTTTTTTGGAGTTGAAAAGACAAAAAGACCGGCTGGAAAGGGAGATAGAGCAGCGCATCAAGACCGAGAGGGCTCTGCGTACTGCCGAGGAAAAGTACCGTAATATCTTTGAACGAGCAGTTGAGGGGATATTTCGCTCCACTTTTGATGGCGACTTTGAGGCGGTTAATCCGGCTCTTGCGCGTATCTTGGGATACGATTCTACTGAAGAGGCCGTGGAAAAATTGCACACGAGCACTCTTTATAAGGATCCCGATGAACGGCGGGCTTTCCTTAAAAAACTGATGAAGGAAAAATCCCTCACCGATTATGAATTGCGTTTTAAACGCAAGGACGGTTCAATCATCTGGATTTCGGAAAGCTGTCGTTTGTTTGAAGAGGGTGGTGAATTTTATATTGAGGGCGTGGTAGAGGATATTACCAAGCGCAAGCTATGTGAACTGGAATTGCAGAAAAAGGCCACTCTAGATGCCCTGACCGGAATCCCGAACCGTTATCTTTTCTTTGATCGTCTGGCGAAATCCATTTCCAATGCCGGGCGTTACCGGGAAAAACTCGCGCTTCTTTTTATCGATCTAAATGACTTCAAGCAGGTGAACGATCTGTACGGACATCATATCGGTGATATGCTGCTCGGGAAAGTGGCATCACGGTTTAAATCAAGATTGAGATCGTCAGATACTTTTGCCCGGCTGGGCGGTGATGAATTCTGCGTTCTACTGGAGCGTCCATCGGACAAGGAAAACATTGCCCATGTTGCAGAAGAATTTATCAACTGTCTTGATAAACCTTTCAGGTTTGACGATATCTGCTGTTCTGTAGGGGCGTCCATAGGTATCAGTCTTTACCCCGAAAACGGATGCTGTGCTGAAGAGTTGGTAAAAAAAGCCGACTCGGCAATGTATCTGGTTAAAGAAAAACCTGACAAAAAATATTGTTTTTACTCCGGGGAAGCCTGA
- a CDS encoding NADH-quinone oxidoreductase subunit C translates to MMASNKMDGQLSLPVTPLMVCKANAETSGVTMNVFLMSDDIMQAAEAMLSQAYHLESIDVLDVAEGFLVSYHYAHFTKPGRIAHRVLVCRDEAELPSIASIYQGADWHERECFDFHGLKFSGHPNLLPLLLDPETPNGVLLKDEKSRKPLRDILNPGETLFKGEGFTLFDEEQPEAEEEAAS, encoded by the coding sequence ATGATGGCGAGCAATAAAATGGACGGTCAACTAAGTCTTCCGGTAACCCCGCTTATGGTCTGTAAGGCAAACGCAGAAACTTCCGGGGTAACCATGAACGTCTTCCTCATGTCTGATGACATTATGCAGGCGGCGGAGGCTATGCTCAGTCAGGCTTACCACCTTGAAAGTATCGATGTGCTGGATGTGGCGGAAGGTTTTCTGGTCTCATATCACTATGCCCATTTCACCAAACCTGGTCGCATTGCGCACCGGGTGCTGGTCTGTCGTGATGAGGCTGAGCTGCCGTCTATCGCATCAATATATCAGGGTGCGGACTGGCATGAACGCGAGTGCTTCGACTTTCATGGACTGAAGTTTTCCGGGCATCCCAATCTGCTGCCTTTGCTGCTTGACCCGGAAACTCCGAACGGGGTGCTGCTCAAGGACGAAAAGAGCCGGAAACCCCTGCGGGATATTCTTAATCCCGGTGAGACTCTTTTTAAAGGAGAGGGATTTACCCTCTTTGATGAAGAGCAGCCGGAAGCGGAAGAGGAGGCAGCATCATGA
- a CDS encoding OsmC family protein, translating to MINEIKIEFGEGKKLSAVNDDFRIDADMPVNEGGEGSAPDPMQLFLASLGTCAAHYTRKFCETRSLSLEGLELKLRYQYNDEGTQISKFTYELTIPENFPEKYKAALLRALDLCPIKKLLLNPPSFQLEIV from the coding sequence ATGATCAATGAAATAAAAATTGAGTTTGGTGAAGGGAAAAAACTTTCGGCCGTCAACGATGATTTCCGCATAGACGCAGACATGCCGGTAAATGAAGGCGGAGAAGGTTCAGCTCCTGACCCAATGCAACTTTTTCTGGCATCTCTTGGAACATGCGCTGCGCATTACACCCGTAAATTCTGTGAGACCAGATCACTGTCTTTGGAAGGATTGGAGCTTAAACTCAGATATCAATATAATGATGAAGGTACCCAGATCAGTAAATTCACATACGAATTGACTATTCCGGAAAACTTTCCGGAAAAATACAAAGCCGCCCTGCTCCGCGCGCTTGATCTCTGCCCGATCAAAAAACTGCTGTTGAATCCTCCCTCCTTCCAGCTCGAAATAGTTTAG
- a CDS encoding GtrA family protein, with product MMPFDYRALARFLRYTCVGGGTFTLDLSMLCLFTEIFDLPTVFSAGLAFLIAVSLNYFISRKIVFKGTSREIKQGYIGFLIIAGTGLVIVSGGMYLMVDRFRWQYLISRILVSLITGVWNYLLNLHINFKVAGKPFT from the coding sequence ATGATGCCGTTTGACTACAGGGCACTCGCTCGCTTCCTGCGTTACACCTGCGTCGGAGGCGGTACTTTTACTCTGGATCTGAGCATGCTCTGCCTGTTCACAGAAATATTTGACCTACCTACTGTTTTTTCAGCCGGTCTGGCTTTTTTAATCGCGGTTTCGCTAAATTATTTCATCAGCCGCAAGATTGTTTTTAAAGGGACATCGCGCGAAATCAAGCAGGGATACATAGGTTTCCTGATTATAGCCGGAACAGGACTGGTGATAGTGAGCGGGGGAATGTACTTAATGGTTGATCGCTTCAGGTGGCAGTATCTCATTTCGCGAATTCTGGTATCTCTGATTACCGGAGTATGGAACTACCTGCTTAATCTGCATATAAATTTTAAAGTAGCCGGAAAACCATTCACTTAG
- a CDS encoding 4Fe-4S binding protein: MSALKKIWDDLSSLWSLIVGLKVTGKNFVDKNVTLHYPRETVTSGQLEGFRGPLELIGKPKDPAKPKCISCMMCVTACPSKCITVVKSKAPKPTEAELQAMKEAEERGEKVKKPKAPKEPAKFLYDFSLCSLCGSCVENCPAKSLRYSSNVYLTVTDRKELKMDLLARLAGQAEKAAESPKNVEAEKAEKEVRTES; encoded by the coding sequence ATGAGTGCACTAAAAAAAATATGGGATGACTTGTCATCTCTGTGGTCCCTCATTGTGGGGCTTAAGGTCACGGGGAAAAACTTTGTCGATAAAAACGTGACCCTTCATTACCCGCGTGAAACTGTTACTTCCGGGCAGCTTGAAGGGTTCCGGGGACCGCTCGAACTGATCGGTAAACCCAAAGACCCGGCCAAGCCGAAATGTATTTCGTGCATGATGTGTGTCACGGCCTGCCCGAGTAAATGCATTACCGTGGTCAAGTCTAAGGCTCCCAAGCCTACCGAAGCTGAACTGCAGGCTATGAAGGAAGCGGAAGAGCGGGGCGAAAAGGTCAAGAAACCCAAGGCTCCCAAAGAGCCTGCTAAATTTTTGTATGACTTTTCACTTTGTTCGCTGTGCGGATCATGTGTTGAAAACTGTCCTGCAAAATCACTCAGATATTCATCAAATGTGTACCTGACTGTGACTGACCGCAAGGAGCTTAAAATGGATCTGCTGGCCAGACTGGCCGGACAGGCGGAAAAGGCAGCGGAATCCCCGAAGAATGTTGAAGCTGAAAAGGCTGAAAAAGAGGTGAGGACGGAATCATGA
- a CDS encoding YkgJ family cysteine cluster protein, which translates to MSFLDYIRLQYRKWQLKKKRQTVVIRGSCQMCGQCCRGICISVGGKWLKRERAFVKAATEDTSLLRFKIFGKTEEGYLKFSCTSLNENGTCSDYENRPQLCRSFPAPSIFMQFGELPKGCGFRMSTEIDFEQVLKEAMDNKEEISAGHIPD; encoded by the coding sequence ATGTCTTTTTTAGATTACATACGCCTGCAATACCGCAAATGGCAGTTAAAAAAGAAACGGCAGACAGTTGTCATCCGCGGCTCTTGCCAAATGTGCGGGCAATGCTGCCGGGGTATATGTATATCGGTGGGCGGCAAGTGGCTGAAAAGGGAACGAGCTTTTGTAAAGGCCGCGACTGAAGACACATCATTGTTACGCTTTAAGATCTTCGGAAAAACCGAAGAAGGCTATCTCAAATTTTCATGCACAAGCCTCAATGAAAACGGCACCTGCAGCGATTATGAGAATAGACCGCAGCTATGCCGCAGCTTTCCGGCTCCATCAATTTTCATGCAGTTCGGAGAGCTTCCCAAAGGTTGCGGATTCCGCATGTCCACGGAAATTGATTTCGAACAGGTATTAAAAGAAGCTATGGATAACAAAGAAGAGATCAGTGCCGGACATATACCGGACTAA
- a CDS encoding AraC family transcriptional regulator has protein sequence MKTKKAKLIFHEPEGLPDTTLVEAYGISNRFPRHVHTSYIFILVDQGERRLNINSTALTYKAGELCILPPGIPHSCASSCEKDSLQHAYRAICVNTRYMQKLTAEICDRPCREPDFNPAVIYKDYDRASFDELFALINIPGTGLEKQAALNSFLYHIIEEHSRGEIITQKTGPQHEALQRVKNFIDHNFQQKITLHDLAETACLSPFHLQKLFVGKYGRSPQEYLIFRRVQEARALIENRTTIIDAALKSGFSDQSHFSRHFKKIIGISPGQFFQENG, from the coding sequence ATGAAAACAAAAAAAGCAAAACTGATCTTCCATGAACCGGAAGGACTGCCGGACACCACACTGGTTGAAGCATACGGCATCAGCAACCGTTTCCCGCGGCATGTCCACACCAGTTATATTTTCATTCTGGTTGATCAGGGTGAACGCAGGCTGAATATCAATTCCACTGCACTTACTTATAAAGCCGGGGAGCTGTGCATACTGCCCCCCGGCATTCCTCACAGCTGTGCATCATCCTGCGAAAAAGACTCACTGCAACATGCATACAGAGCCATATGCGTTAATACCCGGTACATGCAGAAACTTACCGCCGAAATCTGCGACAGACCATGCCGCGAGCCTGATTTTAATCCTGCCGTTATCTATAAAGATTATGACCGCGCATCATTTGATGAATTATTTGCCCTGATCAATATCCCGGGAACAGGACTGGAAAAACAGGCCGCGCTTAATTCATTCCTATATCATATTATAGAAGAGCACAGCCGGGGCGAAATAATCACGCAAAAGACAGGCCCTCAGCATGAGGCCCTGCAAAGGGTTAAAAATTTCATCGACCATAATTTTCAGCAGAAAATCACCCTGCACGACCTGGCGGAAACAGCCTGTCTCAGCCCCTTCCATCTGCAAAAGCTGTTTGTCGGCAAATATGGAAGATCACCACAGGAATACCTCATTTTCCGCCGTGTGCAGGAAGCACGCGCACTTATCGAAAACAGAACTACTATTATTGATGCCGCACTGAAATCCGGCTTCTCCGACCAAAGTCACTTCTCAAGACACTTCAAAAAAATTATCGGAATTTCACCCGGCCAATTTTTTCAGGAAAACGGATAA
- a CDS encoding NADH-quinone oxidoreductase subunit D has protein sequence MNTFPEGDFYTNHFEKGADDNTMILNMGPQHPSTHGVLRVILELDGEYIVRAEPVLGYLHRMHEKMAEVKSWVQFIPNMGRVDYLHPLAWNHAYVCAVEKLAGIEVPERAEYIRVILTELNRISSHLLWWGAYLLDLGAFTPIMYGFDDREIMMDMMQKATGARLTYSNFRFGGVVHDLDDSFADDCTAFIKRLRDRMPMYKDLVTDNIILRKRIEEIGYMDVDMCNRYGATGPLIRGAGVEHDTRKAEPYSIYDRFDWKVPVYYEADAMARYMVRMEEIEQSLNIVEQALEQIPEGEHIIKKAPKPTWKAPAGEVYFSTEGARGKVGIHIVSDGSKTPYRIKLRAPGFSNLSLFAECAKGTMLADAVAILGSLDMVIPEIDR, from the coding sequence ATGAACACATTTCCTGAAGGTGATTTTTACACCAACCATTTTGAGAAGGGTGCGGATGACAACACCATGATTCTGAACATGGGGCCGCAGCATCCTTCCACCCACGGTGTCCTGCGGGTTATCCTTGAGCTTGACGGCGAATACATAGTGCGTGCCGAGCCTGTTCTGGGCTATCTGCACCGTATGCATGAAAAAATGGCCGAGGTAAAAAGCTGGGTCCAATTCATCCCCAATATGGGTCGGGTGGACTATCTGCATCCGCTGGCATGGAACCATGCCTACGTATGCGCGGTGGAGAAACTGGCCGGAATAGAAGTGCCTGAACGTGCGGAGTATATCCGGGTAATTCTTACTGAATTGAACCGTATCTCCTCGCATCTGCTCTGGTGGGGCGCTTATCTGTTGGACCTCGGAGCATTTACTCCTATCATGTACGGTTTTGATGATCGTGAAATCATGATGGACATGATGCAGAAAGCTACCGGGGCAAGGCTGACCTATAGTAACTTCCGTTTTGGCGGAGTTGTTCATGATCTTGATGACAGCTTTGCGGATGACTGCACCGCTTTCATAAAGCGGCTGCGCGATCGGATGCCCATGTATAAAGATCTGGTCACCGACAATATCATTTTGCGTAAACGTATCGAAGAAATAGGTTATATGGATGTGGATATGTGTAACCGCTACGGCGCGACCGGTCCTCTGATCCGTGGCGCGGGCGTTGAACATGATACCCGCAAAGCCGAACCCTATTCCATCTATGATCGTTTTGATTGGAAGGTGCCGGTTTATTATGAAGCTGACGCCATGGCCCGATACATGGTGCGTATGGAAGAGATCGAGCAGAGTCTGAACATTGTGGAACAGGCTCTGGAGCAGATTCCGGAAGGCGAGCACATCATCAAAAAAGCTCCCAAGCCAACATGGAAGGCTCCGGCGGGCGAAGTGTACTTCAGCACTGAAGGCGCTCGCGGCAAGGTAGGAATCCATATAGTCAGTGACGGAAGTAAAACTCCGTACCGTATTAAACTGCGCGCCCCGGGATTTTCCAACCTTTCCCTCTTCGCGGAATGTGCAAAAGGGACAATGCTGGCTGATGCGGTTGCCATTCTCGGCAGTCTGGACATGGTAATCCCGGAAATCGACAGGTAG
- a CDS encoding NADH-quinone oxidoreductase subunit J has protein sequence MMETLAKIAFAVYTLLILGGGCIAVGAHSLVRAMVGLIASLLGVAGMYMLMAAPFMAFMQILIYVGAVCVLIFFAIMLTQADAHGVESGSRRPGKSALSALTFIAPVFVIGFILVKFQPASIHLPVEVPLVHIGKGLLEDFPVAFELISVVLLAAMAGAVLLAFEKKGGKA, from the coding sequence ATGATGGAAACGCTCGCTAAAATCGCTTTTGCTGTCTACACGCTGCTTATTCTCGGCGGCGGGTGTATTGCCGTGGGAGCGCACAGTCTGGTCCGGGCCATGGTAGGGCTTATTGCCTCGCTGCTCGGGGTTGCCGGGATGTATATGCTCATGGCCGCACCGTTTATGGCCTTTATGCAGATTCTCATCTACGTGGGGGCGGTATGTGTACTTATTTTCTTTGCCATTATGCTTACGCAGGCGGATGCCCACGGTGTGGAATCCGGAAGTCGCAGGCCGGGTAAGTCCGCACTGTCGGCTCTGACTTTTATTGCTCCGGTTTTCGTGATTGGATTCATTCTGGTCAAATTCCAGCCTGCTTCCATTCATCTGCCAGTTGAGGTTCCGCTGGTTCATATCGGTAAGGGGCTCCTGGAAGACTTTCCGGTGGCTTTCGAGTTGATCTCGGTTGTTCTACTGGCAGCCATGGCCGGAGCTGTTCTGCTGGCTTTTGAAAAGAAAGGAGGTAAAGCATAA
- a CDS encoding NADH-quinone oxidoreductase subunit NuoB → MVEDGIVRLELAEDAMNICRSMSLWPMTFGLACCAIEMMAVGMARFDMARFGAEVFRPSARQADLMIVAGTVTKKMAPAVVRLYEQMPAPKWVLALGNCAISGGPFKFKGQYGIVEGVDNLIPVDVYVPGCPPRPEALLEGLFQIQEKVTGKRWWPVPEDLEKERAR, encoded by the coding sequence ATGGTCGAGGACGGTATCGTCCGTCTCGAACTTGCCGAAGACGCCATGAATATCTGCCGTTCGATGTCGCTCTGGCCCATGACTTTCGGTCTGGCCTGCTGTGCAATTGAGATGATGGCGGTAGGGATGGCTCGATTCGATATGGCTCGTTTTGGGGCGGAGGTTTTCCGTCCCTCGGCACGTCAGGCCGACTTGATGATTGTTGCCGGGACGGTAACCAAGAAAATGGCGCCTGCTGTTGTTCGTCTATACGAGCAGATGCCTGCTCCAAAGTGGGTGCTGGCGCTGGGTAACTGTGCCATCTCCGGCGGTCCTTTCAAGTTCAAGGGACAGTACGGGATTGTAGAGGGTGTAGATAACCTCATTCCTGTTGATGTCTACGTTCCCGGATGCCCGCCCCGTCCCGAAGCCCTGCTCGAAGGTCTTTTCCAGATTCAGGAAAAGGTCACCGGTAAACGTTGGTGGCCCGTGCCCGAAGATTTAGAAAAGGAGCGTGCCAGATGA